The Desulfatiglans anilini DSM 4660 genome includes a region encoding these proteins:
- the pgk gene encoding phosphoglycerate kinase has product MRTGKLDPGLRILQNAEMDGKVVLLRVDHNVVKAGEIKDPYRIDATFPTLYAIAARGGRPILITHVGRPKDKKSGEIVCRQGEAVDAIAKYLEQKLAVRIHVPEFPIDPERGILHLDRERVAPAVEDLKHGRFDMIYLPNSRWFAGEQAKGKERESFAQEMASIADLYVNDAFGSWRPHASTFDIAAKLPSFAGILLQREISNLHRALEPEKPFVAVVAGAKYDTKIGPIKALYDKVDHLILGGLIYNTFLAAKYGARIAGVADEDIALARELVEMDSGQGRIVEMPFLVEVDTMDEKGREGARKVSMADMVKGGTFGYIVDVHPDSLMHSETVQVIDSAMTVFVNAVMGYMPLYPEGTRALYELIGRNKRSQKLFAGGDTLQELRSLCPGVYLSGLNDPDTYYFTGGGTVLTAIEMGGAYRLEPVSALMGR; this is encoded by the coding sequence ATGCGGACAGGAAAGTTGGATCCCGGGCTGCGGATCCTCCAGAATGCCGAGATGGATGGGAAGGTGGTCCTCTTGCGTGTAGACCACAATGTGGTGAAAGCGGGTGAGATAAAGGACCCCTATCGTATCGATGCTACTTTCCCGACCCTTTATGCCATTGCCGCCCGGGGAGGCCGACCGATTCTTATCACGCACGTGGGTCGTCCCAAAGACAAGAAAAGCGGGGAGATTGTCTGTCGGCAGGGCGAGGCGGTCGACGCGATTGCGAAATACCTGGAGCAAAAACTGGCTGTCCGGATTCATGTGCCCGAGTTCCCGATCGATCCCGAAAGAGGGATTCTGCACCTCGACCGCGAGAGAGTTGCCCCGGCGGTCGAGGATCTGAAGCATGGGCGTTTCGACATGATCTATCTACCGAACAGCCGATGGTTTGCCGGTGAGCAGGCCAAGGGAAAGGAACGGGAGAGCTTTGCCCAGGAGATGGCTTCGATTGCTGATCTCTATGTGAATGATGCCTTCGGGTCCTGGCGCCCCCATGCAAGCACCTTCGACATCGCTGCGAAACTGCCGAGCTTCGCCGGTATCCTCCTGCAGCGCGAGATCAGCAACCTGCATCGGGCGCTGGAGCCTGAAAAGCCGTTTGTGGCCGTGGTCGCCGGCGCCAAGTACGACACCAAGATCGGCCCTATCAAGGCCCTGTATGATAAGGTCGACCATCTGATTCTGGGCGGCCTCATCTACAACACCTTCCTTGCTGCCAAATATGGCGCGCGTATCGCCGGTGTGGCCGATGAGGACATCGCTCTCGCCCGTGAGCTCGTTGAGATGGACAGCGGACAGGGCAGGATTGTTGAGATGCCCTTTCTGGTCGAGGTCGACACCATGGATGAAAAGGGCCGCGAGGGGGCCAGAAAGGTATCGATGGCCGATATGGTGAAGGGGGGTACGTTCGGTTATATCGTCGATGTTCATCCCGATTCGCTAATGCACTCGGAGACGGTCCAGGTCATAGACTCGGCTATGACGGTGTTCGTCAATGCCGTTATGGGCTATATGCCTCTTTACCCCGAGGGAACGCGCGCGTTGTATGAATTGATCGGACGCAACAAGCGAAGTCAGAAGCTCTTTGCGGGCGGGGACACGCTGCAGGAGTTGAGAAGTCTTTGCCCCGGTGTGTATCTTTCGGGCCTCAACGATCCGGATACATACTATTTCACGGGTGGCGGCACTGTCCTCACCGCCATTGAAATGGGCGGAGCCTATCGGCTCGAGCCGGTCTCCGCCCTGATGGGTCGATGA